Proteins found in one Ovis canadensis isolate MfBH-ARS-UI-01 breed Bighorn chromosome 20, ARS-UI_OviCan_v2, whole genome shotgun sequence genomic segment:
- the CRIP3 gene encoding cysteine-rich protein 3 isoform X8: MSWTCPRCQQPVFFGEAWVEKGEKTGQVRATGFPEDARSWRLVPDLPSTSEKVSSLGKNWHPFCLKCEHCHSVLSPGGHAEHNGRPYCHKPCYGALFGPRGVNIGGVGSYLYKPPTSTPASITRLSPSSFSTPRPRTGLPQGKKTETVMSLGRNWHRPCLRCQRCRKTLTAGSHAEV; encoded by the exons ATGAGCTGGACCTGCCCACGTTGTCAGCAACCAGTTTTCTTTGGTGAGGCCTGGGTGGAGAAAGGGGAGAAGACGGGGCAAGTGAGAGCTACTGGGTTCCCTGAGGACGCAAGGAGCTGGCGACTAGTTCCGGACCTTCCTTCCACCT cagagaaagTGAGCTCGCTGGGCAAGAACTGGCACCCATTCTGCCTGAAATGTGAGCACTGCCACAGCGTCCTGTCCCCAGGAGGGCATGCAGAG CACAACGGAAGGCCGTATTGCCACAAACCATGCTATGGGGCTCTCTTTGGACCCAGAG GGGTGAACATTGGTGGTGTGGGCTCCTACCTCTACAAACCTCCCACTTCCACACCTGCCAGCATCACTCGCCTTAGCCCCAGCAGCTTCAGCACCCCCAGGCCCAGGACTGGCCTCCCTCAGGGCAAGAAAA CTGAGACGGTGATGTCTTTGGGCAGAAATTGGCACCGACCCTGTCTGAGGTGCCAGCGGTGCCGGAAGACCCTGACTGCTGGGAGTCACGCTGAG GTGTGA
- the CRIP3 gene encoding cysteine-rich protein 3 isoform X2 encodes MSWTCPRCQQPVFFGEAWVEKGEKTGQVRATGFPEDARSWRLVPDLPSTSEKVSSLGKNWHPFCLKCEHCHSVLSPGGHAEHNGRPYCHKPCYGALFGPRGVNIGGVGSYLYKPPTSTPASITRLSPSSFSTPRPRTGLPQGKKSPPHMKTFTGETSLCPGCEEPVYFAETVMSLGRNWHRPCLRCQRCRKTLTAGSHAEHDGAPYCHIPCYGYLFGPKGGQPQPRHWA; translated from the exons ATGAGCTGGACCTGCCCACGTTGTCAGCAACCAGTTTTCTTTGGTGAGGCCTGGGTGGAGAAAGGGGAGAAGACGGGGCAAGTGAGAGCTACTGGGTTCCCTGAGGACGCAAGGAGCTGGCGACTAGTTCCGGACCTTCCTTCCACCT cagagaaagTGAGCTCGCTGGGCAAGAACTGGCACCCATTCTGCCTGAAATGTGAGCACTGCCACAGCGTCCTGTCCCCAGGAGGGCATGCAGAG CACAACGGAAGGCCGTATTGCCACAAACCATGCTATGGGGCTCTCTTTGGACCCAGAG GGGTGAACATTGGTGGTGTGGGCTCCTACCTCTACAAACCTCCCACTTCCACACCTGCCAGCATCACTCGCCTTAGCCCCAGCAGCTTCAGCACCCCCAGGCCCAGGACTGGCCTCCCTCAGGGCAAGAAAA GCCCTCCCCACATGAAGACATTCACTGGGGAGACCTCGTTGTGCCCGGGCTGTGAGGAACCCGTCTATTTTG CTGAGACGGTGATGTCTTTGGGCAGAAATTGGCACCGACCCTGTCTGAGGTGCCAGCGGTGCCGGAAGACCCTGACTGCTGGGAGTCACGCTGAG CATGACGGCGCCCCCTACTGCCACATTCCCTGCTATGGCTACCTGTTTGGCCCCAAAGGTGGGCAGCCCCAACCCAGACACTGGGCCTGA
- the CRIP3 gene encoding cysteine-rich protein 3 isoform X12, with protein MKTFTGETSLCPGCEEPVYFAETVMSLGRNWHRPCLRCQRCRKTLTAGSHAEHDGAPYCHIPCYGYLFGPKGVNIGDVGCYIYDPVEIKSK; from the exons ATGAAGACATTCACTGGGGAGACCTCGTTGTGCCCGGGCTGTGAGGAACCCGTCTATTTTG CTGAGACGGTGATGTCTTTGGGCAGAAATTGGCACCGACCCTGTCTGAGGTGCCAGCGGTGCCGGAAGACCCTGACTGCTGGGAGTCACGCTGAG CATGACGGCGCCCCCTACTGCCACATTCCCTGCTATGGCTACCTGTTTGGCCCCAAAG GTGTGAACATTGGTGATGTGGGCTGCTACATCTATGACCCCGTGGAGATAAAATCTAAATGA
- the CRIP3 gene encoding cysteine-rich protein 3 isoform X4 yields MSWTCPRCQQPVFFAEKVSSLGKNWHPFCLKCEHCHSVLSPGGHAEHNGRPYCHKPCYGALFGPRGVNIGGVGSYLYKPPTSTPASITRLSPSSFSTPRPRTGLPQGKKSPPHMKTFTGETSLCPGCEEPVYFAETVMSLGRNWHRPCLRCQRCRKTLTAGSHAEHDGAPYCHIPCYGYLFGPKGVNIGDVGCYIYDPVEIKSK; encoded by the exons ATGAGCTGGACCTGCCCACGTTGTCAGCAACCAGTTTTCTTTG cagagaaagTGAGCTCGCTGGGCAAGAACTGGCACCCATTCTGCCTGAAATGTGAGCACTGCCACAGCGTCCTGTCCCCAGGAGGGCATGCAGAG CACAACGGAAGGCCGTATTGCCACAAACCATGCTATGGGGCTCTCTTTGGACCCAGAG GGGTGAACATTGGTGGTGTGGGCTCCTACCTCTACAAACCTCCCACTTCCACACCTGCCAGCATCACTCGCCTTAGCCCCAGCAGCTTCAGCACCCCCAGGCCCAGGACTGGCCTCCCTCAGGGCAAGAAAA GCCCTCCCCACATGAAGACATTCACTGGGGAGACCTCGTTGTGCCCGGGCTGTGAGGAACCCGTCTATTTTG CTGAGACGGTGATGTCTTTGGGCAGAAATTGGCACCGACCCTGTCTGAGGTGCCAGCGGTGCCGGAAGACCCTGACTGCTGGGAGTCACGCTGAG CATGACGGCGCCCCCTACTGCCACATTCCCTGCTATGGCTACCTGTTTGGCCCCAAAG GTGTGAACATTGGTGATGTGGGCTGCTACATCTATGACCCCGTGGAGATAAAATCTAAATGA
- the CRIP3 gene encoding cysteine-rich protein 3 isoform X1 produces the protein MSWTCPRCQQPVFFGEAWVEKGEKTGQVRATGFPEDARSWRLVPDLPSTSEKVSSLGKNWHPFCLKCEHCHSVLSPGGHAEHNGRPYCHKPCYGALFGPRGVNIGGVGSYLYKPPTSTPASITRLSPSSFSTPRPRTGLPQGKKSPPHMKTFTGETSLCPGCEEPVYFAETVMSLGRNWHRPCLRCQRCRKTLTAGSHAEHDGAPYCHIPCYGYLFGPKGVNIGDVGCYIYDPVEIKSK, from the exons ATGAGCTGGACCTGCCCACGTTGTCAGCAACCAGTTTTCTTTGGTGAGGCCTGGGTGGAGAAAGGGGAGAAGACGGGGCAAGTGAGAGCTACTGGGTTCCCTGAGGACGCAAGGAGCTGGCGACTAGTTCCGGACCTTCCTTCCACCT cagagaaagTGAGCTCGCTGGGCAAGAACTGGCACCCATTCTGCCTGAAATGTGAGCACTGCCACAGCGTCCTGTCCCCAGGAGGGCATGCAGAG CACAACGGAAGGCCGTATTGCCACAAACCATGCTATGGGGCTCTCTTTGGACCCAGAG GGGTGAACATTGGTGGTGTGGGCTCCTACCTCTACAAACCTCCCACTTCCACACCTGCCAGCATCACTCGCCTTAGCCCCAGCAGCTTCAGCACCCCCAGGCCCAGGACTGGCCTCCCTCAGGGCAAGAAAA GCCCTCCCCACATGAAGACATTCACTGGGGAGACCTCGTTGTGCCCGGGCTGTGAGGAACCCGTCTATTTTG CTGAGACGGTGATGTCTTTGGGCAGAAATTGGCACCGACCCTGTCTGAGGTGCCAGCGGTGCCGGAAGACCCTGACTGCTGGGAGTCACGCTGAG CATGACGGCGCCCCCTACTGCCACATTCCCTGCTATGGCTACCTGTTTGGCCCCAAAG GTGTGAACATTGGTGATGTGGGCTGCTACATCTATGACCCCGTGGAGATAAAATCTAAATGA
- the SLC22A7 gene encoding solute carrier family 22 member 7 isoform X1 — protein MGFEELLEKVGGFGPFQLRNVALLALPRVLLPMHFLLPIFLAAVPAHHCALPGAPDNFSNQDAWLEAHLPREPDGRLSACLRFTHPQALPNSTLWGEGQDPGEQPEGEPSTVSCPQGWEYNHSEFSSTIATEWDLVCDQKGLNKATSTFFFAGVLVGAVAYGYLSDRFGRRRLLLVAYVSSLVLGLASAASVSYLMFAITRTLTGMALAGFTIIVMPLELEWLDVRHRTVAGVLSSTFWTGGVMLLGLIGYLIRDWRWLLLTVTLPCAPGILTLWWVPESARWLLTQGRVEEAHRYLLHCARLNGRPVGEDSLSREALNKVAAAERTVRRPSYLDLFRTPRLRHISLCCMVVWFGVNFSYYGVSLDVSGLGLNVYLTQLVFGAVELPSKLLVYLSVRHAGRRLTMAGTLLGSALALGFRILVSPEMKSWSTALAVMGKGFSEAAFTTAYLFTSELYPTVLRQTGMGLTALVGRLGGSLAPLAALLDGVWLSLPKLAYGGIALLAACTALLLPETKQAQLPETIQDVERKSAPSSLQEEEMPMKQVQD, from the exons ATGGGATTCGAGGAGCTGCTAGAGAAGGTGGGCGGCTTTGGGCCCTTCCAGCTGCGGAATGTGGCCCTGCTGGCCCTGCCCCGGGTGCTGCTGCCCATGCACTTCCTCTTGCCCATCTTCCTGGCTGCCGTGCCAGCCCACCACTGTGCCCTGCCTGGGGCCCCGGACAACTTCAGCAACCAGGATGCATGGCTGGAGGCCCACCTGCCCCGGGAGCCTGACGGCAGGCTCAGCGCCTGCCTCCGCTTCACCCATCCGCAGGCCCTCCCCAACAGCACGttgtggggagaggggcaggacCCTGGGGAGCAACCAGAGGGTGAGCCCTCCACAGTGTCCTGTCCTCAGGGCTGGGAGTACAACCACTCGGAATTCTCCTCCACCATTGCAACCGAG TGGGACCTTGTGTGTGACCAGAAAGGCCTGAACAAAGCCACTTCCACCTTCTTCTTCGCCGGTGTGCTGGTGGGGGCCGTGGCCTACGGATACCTGTCTGACAG GTTTGGGCGGCGCCGCCTGCTGCTGGTGGCCTACGTGAGCTCCCTGGTGCTGGGCCTGGCGTCTGCAGCCTCGGTCAGCTACCTCATGTTTGCCATCACTCGAACCCTCACTGGCATGGCTCTGGCTGGCTTCACCATCATTGTGATGCCACTGG AACTGGAGTGGCTGGACGTGAGACACCGGACCGTGGCAGGTGTCCTGAGCAGCACCTTCTGGACAGGGGGTGTGATGCTGTTGGGACTGATCGGCTACCTGATACGGGATTGGCGATGGCTCCTGCTGACTGTCACCCTGCCTTGTGCCCCAGGCATCCTTACCCTCTG GTGGGTGCCTGAATCTGCCCGCTGGCTTCTGACCCAGGGCCGTGTGGAAGAGGCCCACAGGTACCTGCTCCACTGTGCCAGGCTCAATGGGCGGCCTGTGGGTGAGGACAGCCTGAGCCGGGAG gCCCTGAACAAAGTGGCTGCCGCGGAGCGGACGGTCCGAAGACCCTCGTATTTAGACCTGTTCCGGACACCACGGCTGCGACACATCTCACTGTGCTGCATGGTGGTGTG GTTCGGAGTGAACTTCTCTTACTACGGCGTGAGCCTGGATGTGTCGGGACTAGGCCTGAACGTATACCTGACGCAGCTGGTGTTCGGGGCCGTGGAGTTGCCCTCCAAGCTGCTGGTCTATCTGTCGGTGCGCCACGCGGGACGCCGCCTCACGATGGCGGGAACGCTGCTTGGCTCCGCGCTCGCCTTGGGCTTCAGGATACTGGTGTCCCCCG AGATGAAGTCGTGGAGCACCGCCCTGGCGGTGATGGGGAAAGGTTTTTCTGAAGCTGCCTTCACCACTGCCTACCTGTTTACGTCGGAGTTGTACCCTACCGTGCTCAG ACAGACGGGGATGGGGCTGACTGCACTGGTGGGCCGGCTAGGGGGGTCTTTGGCCCCACTGGCAGCCTTGCTGGACGGAGTATGGCTGTCATTGCCCAAGCTCGCTTATGGGGGGATCGCCCTGCTGGCTGCCTGCACTGCCCTCCTGCTACCAGAGACAAAGCAGGCACAGTTGCCAGAGACCATCCAAGATGTGGAGAGGAAGAG TGCCCCATCCAGTCTTCAGGAGGAAGAGATGCCCATGAAGCAGGTCCAAGACTGA
- the SLC22A7 gene encoding solute carrier family 22 member 7 isoform X2, with protein sequence MGFEELLEKVGGFGPFQLRNVALLALPRVLLPMHFLLPIFLAAVPAHHCALPGAPDNFSNQDAWLEAHLPREPDGRLSACLRFTHPQALPNSTLWGEGQDPGEQPEGEPSTVSCPQGWEYNHSEFSSTIATEWDLVCDQKGLNKATSTFFFAGVLVGAVAYGYLSDRFGRRRLLLVAYVSSLVLGLASAASVSYLMFAITRTLTGMALAGFTIIVMPLELEWLDVRHRTVAGVLSSTFWTGGVMLLGLIGYLIRDWRWLLLTVTLPCAPGILTLWWVPESARWLLTQGRVEEAHRYLLHCARLNGRPVGEDSLSREALNKVAAAERTVRRPSYLDLFRTPRLRHISLCCMVVWFGVNFSYYGVSLDVSGLGLNVYLTQLVFGAVELPSKLLVYLSVRHAGRRLTMAGTLLGSALALGFRILVSPEMKSWSTALAVMGKGFSEAAFTTAYLFTSELYPTVLSAPSSLQEEEMPMKQVQD encoded by the exons ATGGGATTCGAGGAGCTGCTAGAGAAGGTGGGCGGCTTTGGGCCCTTCCAGCTGCGGAATGTGGCCCTGCTGGCCCTGCCCCGGGTGCTGCTGCCCATGCACTTCCTCTTGCCCATCTTCCTGGCTGCCGTGCCAGCCCACCACTGTGCCCTGCCTGGGGCCCCGGACAACTTCAGCAACCAGGATGCATGGCTGGAGGCCCACCTGCCCCGGGAGCCTGACGGCAGGCTCAGCGCCTGCCTCCGCTTCACCCATCCGCAGGCCCTCCCCAACAGCACGttgtggggagaggggcaggacCCTGGGGAGCAACCAGAGGGTGAGCCCTCCACAGTGTCCTGTCCTCAGGGCTGGGAGTACAACCACTCGGAATTCTCCTCCACCATTGCAACCGAG TGGGACCTTGTGTGTGACCAGAAAGGCCTGAACAAAGCCACTTCCACCTTCTTCTTCGCCGGTGTGCTGGTGGGGGCCGTGGCCTACGGATACCTGTCTGACAG GTTTGGGCGGCGCCGCCTGCTGCTGGTGGCCTACGTGAGCTCCCTGGTGCTGGGCCTGGCGTCTGCAGCCTCGGTCAGCTACCTCATGTTTGCCATCACTCGAACCCTCACTGGCATGGCTCTGGCTGGCTTCACCATCATTGTGATGCCACTGG AACTGGAGTGGCTGGACGTGAGACACCGGACCGTGGCAGGTGTCCTGAGCAGCACCTTCTGGACAGGGGGTGTGATGCTGTTGGGACTGATCGGCTACCTGATACGGGATTGGCGATGGCTCCTGCTGACTGTCACCCTGCCTTGTGCCCCAGGCATCCTTACCCTCTG GTGGGTGCCTGAATCTGCCCGCTGGCTTCTGACCCAGGGCCGTGTGGAAGAGGCCCACAGGTACCTGCTCCACTGTGCCAGGCTCAATGGGCGGCCTGTGGGTGAGGACAGCCTGAGCCGGGAG gCCCTGAACAAAGTGGCTGCCGCGGAGCGGACGGTCCGAAGACCCTCGTATTTAGACCTGTTCCGGACACCACGGCTGCGACACATCTCACTGTGCTGCATGGTGGTGTG GTTCGGAGTGAACTTCTCTTACTACGGCGTGAGCCTGGATGTGTCGGGACTAGGCCTGAACGTATACCTGACGCAGCTGGTGTTCGGGGCCGTGGAGTTGCCCTCCAAGCTGCTGGTCTATCTGTCGGTGCGCCACGCGGGACGCCGCCTCACGATGGCGGGAACGCTGCTTGGCTCCGCGCTCGCCTTGGGCTTCAGGATACTGGTGTCCCCCG AGATGAAGTCGTGGAGCACCGCCCTGGCGGTGATGGGGAAAGGTTTTTCTGAAGCTGCCTTCACCACTGCCTACCTGTTTACGTCGGAGTTGTACCCTACCGTGCTCAG TGCCCCATCCAGTCTTCAGGAGGAAGAGATGCCCATGAAGCAGGTCCAAGACTGA
- the CRIP3 gene encoding cysteine-rich protein 3 isoform X5, which translates to MSWTCPRCQQPVFFGEAWVEKGEKTGQVRATGFPEDARSWRLVPDLPSTSEKVSSLGKNWHPFCLKCEHCHSVLSPGGHAEHNGRPYCHKPCYGALFGPRGVNIGGVGSYLYKPPTSTPASITRLSPSSFSTPRPRTGLPQGKKSPPHMKTFTGETSLCPGCEEPVYFAETVMSLGRNWHRPCLRCQRCRKTLTAGSHAEV; encoded by the exons ATGAGCTGGACCTGCCCACGTTGTCAGCAACCAGTTTTCTTTGGTGAGGCCTGGGTGGAGAAAGGGGAGAAGACGGGGCAAGTGAGAGCTACTGGGTTCCCTGAGGACGCAAGGAGCTGGCGACTAGTTCCGGACCTTCCTTCCACCT cagagaaagTGAGCTCGCTGGGCAAGAACTGGCACCCATTCTGCCTGAAATGTGAGCACTGCCACAGCGTCCTGTCCCCAGGAGGGCATGCAGAG CACAACGGAAGGCCGTATTGCCACAAACCATGCTATGGGGCTCTCTTTGGACCCAGAG GGGTGAACATTGGTGGTGTGGGCTCCTACCTCTACAAACCTCCCACTTCCACACCTGCCAGCATCACTCGCCTTAGCCCCAGCAGCTTCAGCACCCCCAGGCCCAGGACTGGCCTCCCTCAGGGCAAGAAAA GCCCTCCCCACATGAAGACATTCACTGGGGAGACCTCGTTGTGCCCGGGCTGTGAGGAACCCGTCTATTTTG CTGAGACGGTGATGTCTTTGGGCAGAAATTGGCACCGACCCTGTCTGAGGTGCCAGCGGTGCCGGAAGACCCTGACTGCTGGGAGTCACGCTGAG GTGTGA
- the CRIP3 gene encoding cysteine-rich protein 3 isoform X11 produces MSWTCPRCQQPVFFAEKVSSLGKNWHPFCLKCEHCHSVLSPGGHAEHNGRPYCHKPCYGALFGPRGVNIGGVGSYLYKPPTSTPASITRLSPSSFSTPRPRTGLPQGKKSPPHMKTFTGETSLCPGCEEPVYFAETVMSLGRNWHRPCLRCQRCRKTLTAGSHAEV; encoded by the exons ATGAGCTGGACCTGCCCACGTTGTCAGCAACCAGTTTTCTTTG cagagaaagTGAGCTCGCTGGGCAAGAACTGGCACCCATTCTGCCTGAAATGTGAGCACTGCCACAGCGTCCTGTCCCCAGGAGGGCATGCAGAG CACAACGGAAGGCCGTATTGCCACAAACCATGCTATGGGGCTCTCTTTGGACCCAGAG GGGTGAACATTGGTGGTGTGGGCTCCTACCTCTACAAACCTCCCACTTCCACACCTGCCAGCATCACTCGCCTTAGCCCCAGCAGCTTCAGCACCCCCAGGCCCAGGACTGGCCTCCCTCAGGGCAAGAAAA GCCCTCCCCACATGAAGACATTCACTGGGGAGACCTCGTTGTGCCCGGGCTGTGAGGAACCCGTCTATTTTG CTGAGACGGTGATGTCTTTGGGCAGAAATTGGCACCGACCCTGTCTGAGGTGCCAGCGGTGCCGGAAGACCCTGACTGCTGGGAGTCACGCTGAG GTGTGA
- the CRIP3 gene encoding cysteine-rich protein 3 isoform X6, protein MSWTCPRCQQPVFFAEKVSSLGKNWHPFCLKCEHCHSVLSPGGHAEHNGRPYCHKPCYGALFGPRGVNIGGVGSYLYKPPTSTPASITRLSPSSFSTPRPRTGLPQGKKSPPHMKTFTGETSLCPGCEEPVYFAETVMSLGRNWHRPCLRCQRCRKTLTAGSHAEHDGAPYCHIPCYGYLFGPKGGQPQPRHWA, encoded by the exons ATGAGCTGGACCTGCCCACGTTGTCAGCAACCAGTTTTCTTTG cagagaaagTGAGCTCGCTGGGCAAGAACTGGCACCCATTCTGCCTGAAATGTGAGCACTGCCACAGCGTCCTGTCCCCAGGAGGGCATGCAGAG CACAACGGAAGGCCGTATTGCCACAAACCATGCTATGGGGCTCTCTTTGGACCCAGAG GGGTGAACATTGGTGGTGTGGGCTCCTACCTCTACAAACCTCCCACTTCCACACCTGCCAGCATCACTCGCCTTAGCCCCAGCAGCTTCAGCACCCCCAGGCCCAGGACTGGCCTCCCTCAGGGCAAGAAAA GCCCTCCCCACATGAAGACATTCACTGGGGAGACCTCGTTGTGCCCGGGCTGTGAGGAACCCGTCTATTTTG CTGAGACGGTGATGTCTTTGGGCAGAAATTGGCACCGACCCTGTCTGAGGTGCCAGCGGTGCCGGAAGACCCTGACTGCTGGGAGTCACGCTGAG CATGACGGCGCCCCCTACTGCCACATTCCCTGCTATGGCTACCTGTTTGGCCCCAAAGGTGGGCAGCCCCAACCCAGACACTGGGCCTGA
- the CRIP3 gene encoding cysteine-rich protein 3 isoform X10: protein MSWTCPRCQQPVFFAEKVSSLGKNWHPFCLKCEHCHSVLSPGGHAEHNGRPYCHKPCYGALFGPRGVNIGGVGSYLYKPPTSTPASITRLSPSSFSTPRPRTGLPQGKKTETVMSLGRNWHRPCLRCQRCRKTLTAGSHAEHDGAPYCHIPCYGYLFGPKGGQPQPRHWA from the exons ATGAGCTGGACCTGCCCACGTTGTCAGCAACCAGTTTTCTTTG cagagaaagTGAGCTCGCTGGGCAAGAACTGGCACCCATTCTGCCTGAAATGTGAGCACTGCCACAGCGTCCTGTCCCCAGGAGGGCATGCAGAG CACAACGGAAGGCCGTATTGCCACAAACCATGCTATGGGGCTCTCTTTGGACCCAGAG GGGTGAACATTGGTGGTGTGGGCTCCTACCTCTACAAACCTCCCACTTCCACACCTGCCAGCATCACTCGCCTTAGCCCCAGCAGCTTCAGCACCCCCAGGCCCAGGACTGGCCTCCCTCAGGGCAAGAAAA CTGAGACGGTGATGTCTTTGGGCAGAAATTGGCACCGACCCTGTCTGAGGTGCCAGCGGTGCCGGAAGACCCTGACTGCTGGGAGTCACGCTGAG CATGACGGCGCCCCCTACTGCCACATTCCCTGCTATGGCTACCTGTTTGGCCCCAAAGGTGGGCAGCCCCAACCCAGACACTGGGCCTGA
- the CRIP3 gene encoding cysteine-rich protein 3 isoform X7: MSWTCPRCQQPVFFAEKVSSLGKNWHPFCLKCEHCHSVLSPGGHAEHNGRPYCHKPCYGALFGPRGVNIGGVGSYLYKPPTSTPASITRLSPSSFSTPRPRTGLPQGKKTETVMSLGRNWHRPCLRCQRCRKTLTAGSHAEHDGAPYCHIPCYGYLFGPKGVNIGDVGCYIYDPVEIKSK; this comes from the exons ATGAGCTGGACCTGCCCACGTTGTCAGCAACCAGTTTTCTTTG cagagaaagTGAGCTCGCTGGGCAAGAACTGGCACCCATTCTGCCTGAAATGTGAGCACTGCCACAGCGTCCTGTCCCCAGGAGGGCATGCAGAG CACAACGGAAGGCCGTATTGCCACAAACCATGCTATGGGGCTCTCTTTGGACCCAGAG GGGTGAACATTGGTGGTGTGGGCTCCTACCTCTACAAACCTCCCACTTCCACACCTGCCAGCATCACTCGCCTTAGCCCCAGCAGCTTCAGCACCCCCAGGCCCAGGACTGGCCTCCCTCAGGGCAAGAAAA CTGAGACGGTGATGTCTTTGGGCAGAAATTGGCACCGACCCTGTCTGAGGTGCCAGCGGTGCCGGAAGACCCTGACTGCTGGGAGTCACGCTGAG CATGACGGCGCCCCCTACTGCCACATTCCCTGCTATGGCTACCTGTTTGGCCCCAAAG GTGTGAACATTGGTGATGTGGGCTGCTACATCTATGACCCCGTGGAGATAAAATCTAAATGA
- the CRIP3 gene encoding cysteine-rich protein 3 isoform X9: MSWTCPRCQQPVFFGEAWVEKGEKTGQVRATGFPEDARSWRLVPDLPSTSEKVSSLGKNWHPFCLKCEHCHSVLSPGGHAEHNGRPYCHKPCYGALFGPRGVNIGGVGSYLYKPPTSTPASITRLSPSSFSTPRPRTGLPQGKKSPPHMKTFTGETSLCPGCEEPVYFEIGTDPV; the protein is encoded by the exons ATGAGCTGGACCTGCCCACGTTGTCAGCAACCAGTTTTCTTTGGTGAGGCCTGGGTGGAGAAAGGGGAGAAGACGGGGCAAGTGAGAGCTACTGGGTTCCCTGAGGACGCAAGGAGCTGGCGACTAGTTCCGGACCTTCCTTCCACCT cagagaaagTGAGCTCGCTGGGCAAGAACTGGCACCCATTCTGCCTGAAATGTGAGCACTGCCACAGCGTCCTGTCCCCAGGAGGGCATGCAGAG CACAACGGAAGGCCGTATTGCCACAAACCATGCTATGGGGCTCTCTTTGGACCCAGAG GGGTGAACATTGGTGGTGTGGGCTCCTACCTCTACAAACCTCCCACTTCCACACCTGCCAGCATCACTCGCCTTAGCCCCAGCAGCTTCAGCACCCCCAGGCCCAGGACTGGCCTCCCTCAGGGCAAGAAAA GCCCTCCCCACATGAAGACATTCACTGGGGAGACCTCGTTGTGCCCGGGCTGTGAGGAACCCGTCTATTTTG AAATTGGCACCGACCCTGTCTGA
- the CRIP3 gene encoding cysteine-rich protein 3 isoform X3 encodes MSWTCPRCQQPVFFGEAWVEKGEKTGQVRATGFPEDARSWRLVPDLPSTSEKVSSLGKNWHPFCLKCEHCHSVLSPGGHAEHNGRPYCHKPCYGALFGPRGVNIGGVGSYLYKPPTSTPASITRLSPSSFSTPRPRTGLPQGKKTETVMSLGRNWHRPCLRCQRCRKTLTAGSHAEHDGAPYCHIPCYGYLFGPKGVNIGDVGCYIYDPVEIKSK; translated from the exons ATGAGCTGGACCTGCCCACGTTGTCAGCAACCAGTTTTCTTTGGTGAGGCCTGGGTGGAGAAAGGGGAGAAGACGGGGCAAGTGAGAGCTACTGGGTTCCCTGAGGACGCAAGGAGCTGGCGACTAGTTCCGGACCTTCCTTCCACCT cagagaaagTGAGCTCGCTGGGCAAGAACTGGCACCCATTCTGCCTGAAATGTGAGCACTGCCACAGCGTCCTGTCCCCAGGAGGGCATGCAGAG CACAACGGAAGGCCGTATTGCCACAAACCATGCTATGGGGCTCTCTTTGGACCCAGAG GGGTGAACATTGGTGGTGTGGGCTCCTACCTCTACAAACCTCCCACTTCCACACCTGCCAGCATCACTCGCCTTAGCCCCAGCAGCTTCAGCACCCCCAGGCCCAGGACTGGCCTCCCTCAGGGCAAGAAAA CTGAGACGGTGATGTCTTTGGGCAGAAATTGGCACCGACCCTGTCTGAGGTGCCAGCGGTGCCGGAAGACCCTGACTGCTGGGAGTCACGCTGAG CATGACGGCGCCCCCTACTGCCACATTCCCTGCTATGGCTACCTGTTTGGCCCCAAAG GTGTGAACATTGGTGATGTGGGCTGCTACATCTATGACCCCGTGGAGATAAAATCTAAATGA